A window of Hevea brasiliensis isolate MT/VB/25A 57/8 chromosome 14, ASM3005281v1, whole genome shotgun sequence contains these coding sequences:
- the LOC131172953 gene encoding uncharacterized protein LOC131172953: MRNSNFTEFSAERPSSNHETTSSEKEVEKFARLLNDAQCELYPCCKKYSKLSFLIKMIYNKTITNSSNKSFSMNLELFKDALPEGETLPKSYYEVKKLMHDLGLGYITIDACVNDCILYWKEYEHLDTCLNPMCRAPRWKYGLGKCKKIAQKVVRYFPLKPRLQRLFMSKEIAKDMRWHKEKRVNNDVIRHPANAEAWKEFDKENDWFGRDPRNVRLGLASDGFNPFGNMSTSYSMWPVILLPYNLPPWKCMKEPFLFLSMLILGKDSPGNDIDVYLRPLIDELKELWENGVETFDSYSNENFQLHAALLWTINDFPAYGMLSGWSTKGKLACPLRHNLDVMHIEKNISETIIGMLLAIDGKTKDNVKTRLDLEEMGIRKELHLQRDGDRILMPLACYTLPLSERKKFCEWLKLIKLPDGYASNLSRCVNVDDCRLSGMKSHDYHVFLQRLLPAIAHGFLRKDLYIVLSELSFFFKDLCSKTMERDTLHKLQNDIALILCKLETIYPPSFFVIMTHLSIHLPREIELGGPVQYRWMYFVERFLCSLKQTVHNKARPEGSIAEAYINKECLNFCSMYFHGVETRHNRVERNFDRPQMSIPNGFLIFAQKARTLGATVYDMLSLSDFKKIQCLHKEELQRQSIANVQHRHQDEFPSWFKQYYSGIIVNGIRFHNIERDKYRHTQNSGIVVKGEHNSEEIDFYGELTDIIELEYCHGNCVYVFKCNWWNIDDKKNGSRTYGQLMSVNVNRKWYVDDPFVLQYEINDGNVIEQINNQDIESLHHDDEILEEIDATTILSRNSRKSSEDTISDDSTDEEDDTIIDYCVSDADDKEKDDNNKDNYDEEDDDDF; this comes from the exons ATGCGCAATTCTAATTTCACAGAATTTAGTGCTGAACGACCCTCGAGCAATCATGAAACAACCTCATCTGAAAAGGAAGTAGAGAAATTTGCTAGATTGTTGAATGATGCTCAATGTGAACTATACCCATGTTGTAAGAAGTATTCCAAATTATCATTTCTTATCAAgatgatttataacaaaacaaTTACTAATTCTAGCAATAAGTCCTTCAGTATGAACTTAGAGTTATTCAAGGATGCTCTCCCAGAAGGTGAAACACTTCCCAAATCTTATTATGAGGTGAAAAAATTGATGCATGATCTTGGCCTTGGTTATATCACAATAGATGCATGTGTGAATGATTGCATACTATATTGGAAGGAGTATGAGCATTTAGATACATGCCTTAATCCGATGTGCAGAGCCCCTCGATGGAAGTATGGTTTGGGTAAATGTAAGAAGATTGCTCAAAAGGTAGTTAGATATTTTCCTTTGAAACCTAGACTTCAAAGATTATTTATGTCGAAGGAAATTGCTAAGGATATGAGGTGGCATAAAGAAAAGCGGGTAAATAATGATGTTATTAGGCATCCAGCTAATGCTGAGGCATGGAAAGAGTTTGATAAGGAAAATGATTGGTTTGGTCGAGATCCTCGCAATGTGCGACTTGGGCTTGCAAGTGATGGATTTAACCCATTTGGCAATATGAGCACCAGTTATAGTATGTGGCCGGTCATTCTACTTCCTTACAATTTGCCACCTTGGAAATGTATGAAGgagccatttttatttttatccatgcTTATACTAGGTAAGGATTCTCCTGGTAATGATATTGATGTTTATTTACGACCATTAATAGATGAACTAAAAGAATTATGGGAAAATGGTGTGGAGACATTTGATTCATATagtaatgaaaattttcaattacaTGCTGCATTGTTATGGACTATAAATGATTTTCCTGCTTATGGAATGTTATCTGGGTGGAGTACAAAGGGAAAATTAGCATGTCCA TTACGCCACAATTTGGATGTGATGCACATTGAGAAAAATATAAGTGAAACCATTATAGGGATGTTGTTGGCAATAGATGGGAAGACAAAAGACAATGTCAAGACTCGTTTGGATTTGGAAGAAATGGGTATAAGAAAAGAATTGCACTTGCAAAGAGATGGTGATAGGATTTTAATGCCATTAGCATGTTACACTTTACCATTatcagaaaggaagaagttttgtgaatggttaaaattaattaagttaccTGATGGTTACGCCTCTAACTTGTCTCGATGCGTAAATGTTGATGATTGTAGATTATCAGGAATGAAAAGCCATGACTATCATGTATTTTTACAACGATTACTTCCAGCTATAGCTCATGGTTTTTTGAGAAAGGATCTTTATATTGTGTTGTCTGAGTTGAGTTTTTTCTTCAAAGACTTATGCTCGAAGACAATGGAAAGAGATACTTTACATAAGTTACAAAATGATATAGCTTTAATATTGTGTAAACTTGAAACCATATATCCACCATCATTTTTTGTGATTATGacacatttatcaattcacttaccaCGTGAAATAGAACTTGGTGGGCCAGTTCAATATCGATGGATGTATTTTGTTGAAAG gtTCTTATGTTCTTTGAAACAAACGGTGCACAACAAAGCTCGCCCAGAAGGTTCCATTGCTGAGGCATATATCAATAAAGAGTGCCTTAACTTTTGTTCCATGTACTTTCATGGTGTTGAAACTAGGCACAATCGAGTGGAAAGGAATTTTGATAGGCCTCAAATGTCGATACCCAATGGGTTTTTAATTTTTGCACAAAAGGCAAGAACTTTAGGAGCTACTGTATATGATATGCTATCCTTGTCTGATTTCAAGAAAATTCAATG TTTGCACAAGgaagaacttcaaagacaaagtatTGCTAATGTGCAACATAGACATCAGGATGAATTTCCATCTTGGTTTAAGCAATAT TATAGTGGTATAATTGTGAATGGAATTAGATTTCACAATATTGAACGTGACAAGTATCGTCATACTCAAAATAGTGGTATTGTGGTGAAAGGAGAACATAATTCAGAAGAAATTGATTTTTATGGTGAGTTAACTGATATCATTGAGCTTGAGTATTGTCATGGGAATTGTGTTTATGTGTTTAAATGTAACTGGTGGAATATCGACGATAAAAAGAATGGATCAAGAACATATGGCCAATTAATGAGTGTTAATGTGAATCGAAAATGGTATGTAGATGACCCTTTTGTGTTG CAATATGAGATAAATGATGGAAATGTGATTGAACAAATTAATAATCAAGATATAGAATCATTGCATCATGATGATGAAATTTTAGAAGAAATTGATGCTACCACTATACTCTCAAGGAATAGCCGAAAATCAAGTGAAGATACAATTAGTGATGATTCtactgatgaagaagatgatacgATTATTGATTATTGTGTTAGTGATGCTGATGACAAGGAAAAAGATGACAACAATAAAGACAATTATGATGAGGAAGATGATGAtgatttttaa